DNA from Aggregatimonas sangjinii:
CGATTGCCATGCCCAAAATAGCAGAGATGGACGTAGAACTATGTCCCGTACCAAAAGCATCAAATTCACTTTCAGCCATTTTGGGAAAGCCACTAATACCTCCCGATTGTCTATTTGTGTTGAAGATTTCTTTTCTTCCGGTTAGAATTTTATGCCCGTAGGCTTGATGTCCTACATCCCATATCAATTTATCGGCCGGCGTATCGAAAATATAGTGCAGGGCTATGGTGAGTTCGACCACGCCAAGGCTTGCTCCTAGATGGCCTTCCTTGGTCGCTACGATGTCGATGATAAAATCACGCAATTCCTGGGCGAGTCGGGGCAGCTCCTCGGTGCTCAATAAGCGAAGGGCCTCAGCAGACGAAATAGAATCGAGAAGGTGTTTCACACTATTCATTTAAAACTATAAAACTACAGCTTTTAGCGGGATAGCCCATGTACAAAGAAGGTTTCAAGAAAGACTATTTTTCCTACAATTTAATGCTTCTTGCTGCGTTCTAGAAATCCGTAACCTTTTATTTGCGGCAGTGCAGTATGTAGTAATTAAACAGCATCCCATGATTACCAATTTCAAACTCAAACATAGAATCTTCAATTTCGGACTGGCAGTTGCCGTCATTTGCTTTTGCAGTCAAACGTATGCGCAAAGCTATCTAGGAAATTCGATGGATAATTACGCAGGCGTTCACGCTGTCGTCTACAATCCTGCCAATGTCTTCGATTCCCCGTTTCGTACCGATATCAACCTGATATCGGCAAGTGGTTATTTCGGTAGTGACTATCTAGGGCTTTCGCTATCCGACATGCTATCGGCAGATGGCGAATTTAATTTCGATGAGGACGCCGAGCGCTCCCCCTCGAACAGCAACCATTTTTTTACGAATATCGATGTCCTCGGCCCGTCCTTTATGTTCAACGTGGGCGAGAAACAGAGTTTTGCAGTTACCACCAGACTAAGAGGTCTTTTTAATGCGGACAATGTAAACGGAAATCTTTACGAAAAGGTTTCGGAAGGATTCGAAATCGGGGAAAATTTTGATTTTGACTCTCAAGACCTGAACGTTACGGCCCATGTCTTTTCCGAAATCGGACTTACCTATGGAAGAGAGGTCGTAAAAACCCAGGATCAGTTTCTTAAGGCCGGGATTACCTTAAAATACCTTATGGGTGCCGGCGGAATCTTTATGAACTCTCCAGAACTCAGCGGTACGTTCAATGGCTTGACCAACAACCTTACCACCCAAGGGGCCATATCCTATGGTTCTACCCCGGGCTTTGAAAGCGACTCTCCGGAGTTCAGCGATTTGCAAAGTGGCTTCGGTGCCGATATCGGCGTAGTATACGAATACCGAAAACGAATCGTAGATGGCACCGTATTGGGCAAACGCGCGCAACAGTATAAATTTAAAGCGGCACTTGCGATTACGGATATCGGTAGTATTAATTATCAAAACAGTCAGCAGACCGTTTATGACGCCAACGGCGATGTAAATGCCTTGGAGTTCGAGACCAAAGACCTCGAGCAGGTATTGGAAGACAACTATACAGGTACCCGTACCATTGGAAACCAGAAATTACAATTACCTACAGCTCTTCAACTAATGGCGGACTACTATATTGGAAACCGATGGTATGTAGGTTTGCACCAAGGTCTTTCCCTTCGTAAATCGGGAAGTGCCGACGCAAATGGCATTATCAATACAACCACGGTATCGCCTCGTTGGGAATCGAAGTATTTTAGTGTTTATTCTCCGCTTGGGCTTCGCCAATACAGTGGTTTTGCTTGGGGTCTTGGCTTTCGTCTTGGGCCGTTAACGGTCGGTTCAGGTTCAATATTGACAAATTTGATTTCCGATAATAGCAAGAATACCGATATCTATGTCGGGCTTAAGATTCCCTTGTACAAGAAAATCGATTATTAAAACGGTTTGTTCGGTAGTCTCTCGATACAATCCATATAAGCACGGATGCTCCTTGGCTCGTAAATCGATAAGCCATTACCTCCAAAAACCAATTTCTTAAAATAAAAATATTGCGCCCTGGAAACACGGGCGCTTTTTTTTACTCCCTATATCCCGACTGAACTTTTACGTCCGGCGATAATATGCGCACCCTTTTGTTGAAACAATTTTTGTTCCTTCGAAAGCCCGTTTCGCTCCCGCATTAAATTAGCCCTTCAATCGGTACGGATTTAATTGTACCATCTCCTTTAAAAGTTTTACGCACAGTTGTTCTTACATAGGCTGCAATTCACGCCATTTGTGATGTCATTCACGACATTTTTTTTGTGAAGCCCTGATTTTATTGAAGTTTTGAGCATTGCAAATAAGCACTCACTTTCAAAACAAAATGAAAAATGAAAGGCTCAAAGACTAATCTTCAACTCTCAAAAACTCAAATTTTCATGCACCAACAGTGCTGTGCATTCCGTTTTAAAAGACTTGTCGAAAAGGTATATCCGAAATACCATAATAGTTATCAGCTACTCACTAAAAGGGAGCTGGAAATTTTAAAATATATGGCCTTGGGTACCGAAAGCCAAATCATTGCCGAAAAGCTTTCCATATCAAAACATACCGTTCAAACACACCGAAAAAACATCCATAGAAAGACCGAGTTGAAGACCCCAAGAGACCTTGTACTCTTCACCCTAATATTCGATATACAACTTTAAATATTAACTAAAACCAAATTACAATGAAAAAATTGATGACCACCACAATCTTATTACTATTCGTATCCTGTGCCATGTACGCAGGAAAAAAGAAGGTACAATTCAGTACATCGGAACAAGATGCCAACGTATTCGTAGATGGCAAACTAATGGGCAAAGGCAATGTTCAAGTCCTAATCGCCAAAGGTAGCTGTGTGAACGTACGCGTTGAGAAGACCGGGTTTCTGACCTACCATATCGAGTTTTGCAATCAAAAGAAAACTACGTCTCCACCTAAATCCTATTATATGGAGATGCACAGGGACGATGCCTATGATGCCTCGGTACAGACCGACATCGCCAATGTTGATATTGAAATACGGTCAAAAAAAGACAAGGATGCCGCCTGGCGATTAATGAACCAGATTGTGCTCTCTTATCTGGACGTAATCGAAACCACCGACAAGGAGACCGGATACCTCCGCACGGCATGGCAGCTAAAAACCTTCAAACAGAATACCATCCGTACCCGAATTATTGTGAAAGAGGCGTCTTTGAACCCTTTATCATTCAAAGTGAAGCTCGTTAGCGAAGAATCGCGCCAAGCCCTTACTAGCGTGAAATCCGACGAACTCTATCGCGAATGGGACCGCGTATTACGCAAGTATAAGGACGTGGTTTCTGAAATGCAATCTCGCCTCTAACCACTAAAAAGTAACCAAAAACAAACCAAAAATGAAGACTACAGGATTCAAATTATTTCTTACCACAATACTTACACTTTTTACCGTCTTTGCCGGTATCGCTCAAGAACAACCGATACGAGTGGGGGTCAAAATCGGGTTCCCGAATATTATTGGAGGCCATCTGGAATATGTGACCCCCTTATTGGGGGAACGACTTGCACCCTCCTTAGAGTACTCCTCAGTAAAACTAGATGGTTATCTGGAACCTGATCAAGGTGGTATAAAATATTGGGAGGCTGGATTCAACTACTATTTCGGGAAGAAACCGGGTCGTGGTAGTTATGTGCATTTGGGATACGGTAATCTCAGAGGTGATTTCATCTTTGAGGATTATGCTTTCAACAACGCCAATGAACCAGGGCAAGGTACGGCCAGTATCGACCAAGGTTCGTTCAATATACGCTTGGGTGCCAAGGCCGGCGGGCTATTTTATTTTAGACCTGAAATCGGGTATACGTTTAGTCCTTTATCTGAAACAATCGCTGTATCGGTTGACTATCCGAACGGCCAGAATGAGGTTCGGCAAGAGGAAATGCCTGGACTACTAACCAGCGGGTTCACCATCAATATCGGAATCGGATTCGCCTTTTAAACTAAATATAACCTTAAAACAAAATTTATGAAAACGCTTAAAATCATAGGGTGCTGTTTGCTTGTAGCTTTCTATTCCTGCGATAAAAATGACGACTCCGAAACAACGGATGAGTTCGACGGATCGATTAGATCCGTAGAAAATTTTTTTACTCCCGAGTTGGTAAAAGCATTGACTGATCTTGGTTTTGAACTAAACGAGGGCAATACGCCTCCGAATTTGGAAGGAACTTACCTCATAAGCCCATTGCAACTAAACGCCACAACCGTAGAAACAGACCAAATCGGGAGCATATTTTCCGATTATACCGCAACAATAACGAATCAAAATAATGAAAAACTCACTATAGACTTTAATGGTGAAGGAGGCGGTCAAATCGATAATGGTTTCGGCTCGTTCATCTCCGGTACCGAAAACAAATTCAGTATTTACTTAAAACTAACTATTCAAATCGGAAACGAACCCGCCGAATCGGCCTATGCTCTTTCCGGAACCATTACCGATGATGGCATTTCAGAGGCGCAGATGGCCATTTTAATGTTGGATGACAAAGGAGATGTGGAAGAGGTATACATCGAGAATAATACGGGCCGCTTATTCACCGACGGCGATGGATTTTCGCCAAAAAACCCGAGTACAACAAGTAAACATTTAATCACCGCCGATATTGCGCCTTCCGGTTCTGGAAGTAGTCATTGGTAAATAATCAATAACCTTAAAACCAAAAATTATGAAAACATTTAAAATTATCGCACTTCTAGTAAGCATACTGTCCTTTGCCGCAAGCTGTAACATACCCGATGACGGTCCTGTAGTCCAACCACCTATAGAAGAGGGAGGGAATCCTACAAATCCCTTGCCACCGGAAGAAACACCAGTAAACCCGGCTGATTTACTTATCGATGGTATCGCATTCATGAACACCAATGATCCGCGCATACCCTATATCGCTTACCATACCAATGGTGCAAAAACGGCAATGATAGATGATGACGGCGATGGTTTTCAAGAGCTTATGGTGCATTCGGAAGATGATTTCGAAACCGTAATCAATGTGGATAAAGAAACAGGACTACCCATCAAAATGTGTTCTTCCGATGGAACGTTGGCCCTTTATTCATTTAAAGAAGAGAACACGAAACTAGATCTGGCCATTATGAGACCAGGAGAGCCCATTGTGTACGCTAGAGACCTGAATAGTTCTCCACTCGCGAATGCGGCCCGAACAAGTCAAAATACCTCTAGCTCTAATTGCAATCTTGGGCCAATAGGCGTTACGTTAAGAGGTGTAGGTTACTCTTGGGCACTGGGGGGCTTGTGCGAAATTCGCGACGGTAATGGAGGTGTTAGGCAATTGGATAACATAAGCCGTCGGGCCTGCCAAAATACTTTCAGGGCGATACACGGTGGTCTCCAAATTCCCGTGAACGAGGAAAAAGCCTGTAAACAATTGGAAAACCAGCCCGCGATGCTGGGTCTTATCCCCGGTTATGCCAACTGTGCATCGGAGAATAATGCGAGCGATTGCATCGCCCAAGGCCTCCTAGAAATAGAGGACCTAATTGATAACGCCGAAAGCGTATTCGAAACTATTGGCGAGGACACGGTTGCATTAGCCTATGGCGCCCTGATTTCCGGATATGGTGAAGTAAAAGTCACGTTGACCTGGGATACCACTAGCGATATCGACCTCTGGGTTACCGAACCTGACGGGAACCTTATTTTCTTCAATGAACCTCAGTCAGCAAGTGGAGGATTCCTTGACTTTGATGATGTTGACGGTTTTGGCCCTGAGAACATCTTTTGGACCGAGAACCCACCTTTAGGAGAGTATCTGGTACAAGTGCACTATTATGGTGATAACGGTGAAGGTGCTACGAACTATACCGTGCAACTAGAGGTGCAAGGCGTTGTACAGCAATTTCAGGGTACCCTCGAGGTAGAAGATCAGATTAATACTGTGGCCGGCTTTTCGACTTCCAGTACGAGCGGCAGAACAATGCGCATCGATCAAAGGTATGAAGTTGTTATGCAAACGGAGGAGTTACCGTTAAAAAGGGAATAACCAATTGTGTTTGAGTTAGCTAGAAAGTGCCCCACTGCTTTTCGTATTGGTAGTGGGGTCTTTCAAAAATTATGTTAAATCACTACATTTAGGTCTCACTTTAAGAGACTTACACAAGAATTTCCTTGAACTCGAACATCGAAACCAAGCCAATTGATGACCAGAATTATCCTTAAACTGAAACCTGATATTCCAACCAATAATTTTATAGACCAGGAAAACCGAGATCTACTGAATAAAATGGGACTCAGGAAAATTGAGCCGGCATACTCAATAATTGGGAATCATGCAGAACTTCATCAAGCTCGATTGGGTATTGGCCCGGGTTTCTTGAATACGGGGAGTGTTTTAATTTTAGAATTTGACAATCGATTACACAAAGAAAAAATCCTTGAGAATCTAGAAAAACTATATTCGAAGAAAATCGAATATGTCGAAGAAGACCAAGAAATCGTATTCTTCAACGAACCTGTTGTGCTAAATGGTGAGAAGGAAAATCTTGATACGATGGATTATCCACTAGGTACCATTAACTTCTCCAAGGATTATCAAAGTGAAAATGAGGTTATTGTAGCGGTTATTGATTCTGGCGTGAACTACGATCATAAAGCACTTCGAAAAAGTCTTTGGTCAGCCTCTTCCAAAGGAAAATGCTTTGGAATAAATATGACGATCAGTCATAATGCAGATTGGACGAATGTAAAGGATAATATCGGTCATGGTTCTATGGTAGCAGGAATTATAGGCGCACGTGATAATCCCGTAGTAATGGGTATAGCCCCATCGGCAAAACTGTTATCCATCAAGGTTTTTCCCAAACATAGTGCAACGTATTTTGTCCGGGATGTCTGCTCTGCGATGATGAATGCCTATTGGACCGGGGCCAAAGTAATCAATAACAGTTGGCGACTCTTAAAATCTGACGGAGGGAATAGGAAGTTCTTAACGGAGACTTTACAGATTCTGGAAAACAATAATTGTATATCTGTCTTTGCAGCCGGGAACGAGGACAGGGACTGTTCGGAAATTTTTCCCCAGTCACTTCCTGCCGTCCTGAACGTGGGTTCGATAAATAAAGACTTGAAACGGCAAGATGGCACGAATTGGGGTGATGGAATTACCATCTGGGCACCAGGAGCTAAAATCAATTCAACCTATAAGGGCGGTGTCAACAGCTATGAAGAAAGTAGCGGCACTTCTTTTGCGGCACCTTTTGTTACGGGCGTAGTCGCCCTTCTTAAAGCTAAGAATCCCAATTTATCGTTATTTGAGGTAAAAGAAATTTTAAGGGCCAGCGGCAAACCGATAACAATAGCCAAAAACAATATGAATAGTTATCTCCTCGATTTTTCAAAAACACTTAATTTAAAACCATTTACTAATCTAAATTCAAAAACTATGAATTCACCTTTTCCAAAACCGCCAGAGAACAAAGCAGACATCAATGCTACAATTTTTACGTTTCTTCATTTAGAACGTAGCGACATATTTCAGCTTTTGCACAATGATGTAAGGGATGATAATTTTTGCAACTTTCAAATATTCGGTTGCTTCCAAGGGAATAAAGTGGTTATTGAAAATAAAGAGAAATTTCTTGTGGAGAAAGTCGCTCTAAAATTAGTGAACATGGATCCTAATAGCGATGTACTATATACCATAGGTGGGGCAACAATGAAAACCAATACCAAAAACGAAGTCGACTTTGCTATCACTACTATCCAAACCGGTAAACCGGTCAAAGGAGTGGATTTTACGTTGGAGCAACTATTTCTATTGGAAAGATTTCAAAAAATCGATTATCATGTTGGAGAAGGACTAGACTCTGGTGGATATCCATGCAACCAGTCAGCTTTCTTTTAAACCAACAATATGTCGAAATTATTTACAGTAATCTTTTTCCTTTTCGGATTTGGACTAATGTCCCAGCAGACTACCGACGCGAGACTTGAAGTCGTTGGTTTGTTGAAGCAGTACAAGCTAGAAGATAGCGGTAAAGCTGTTGATGACATGGAAATGTCATTTGCCAAAATGCTATTCGAAAAGGAACTTGATTATTTGAAGTCTGGGAAACTTGTATATACCAGTGAACTACTTGCTGGTAACGTAAGTCTTGATTTGCGTGATAGCATTTTATTCCGGATAAGCTTAGCCAAATACCACGGCAGGAAAACACAGCCCAATCATACCGAGTATTTCGAAAATTATTTATCAGCCTATGAAATTTCGACCAGAGTCGGTGATACTATATTGATCAATGAAGCCTTACTGGGTTTGAACCACTATTTTCAAAGAAACCACATTGATACGTTACTCTACAGAAAGTACGTGAATTTACTTTTCAAATATAAGAAAGACAAAATCGATGATTTTTGGCAAAAGTATTATTTGTTGAATTACAAAATGAATACGTCCTCCTTTAGCAAAGAGGAATTTAAAGAAATGGAACAAGGGTTTTTAACTCTAGAAAAAAACGCCCCCGAACACGACTATTTTCTTGGAAAGATTCAACATTTGATAGGAATATTTTACAGTTATCCCTCGGACTATAAAAGGTCACGGGAATATTTTGAAAAGGCAGCGAGTACTTACAATTCAGACTATTATTATTCAAACAGCAGAAAAATAAGAACTGAAGTTTCATTGGCTATCACAGACTTTAAAGATAAAGCCTACTCTCTTACAATTGAAAAATTAGAGAATGCATTGAACAATAAATTTGTAAAACAGGATGAAAAATTGAAATTTATCATTTACGATTGGCTGGCCCAATCCTATGAGCAGTTTCCTTCTCAAGGCAATAGAGCTTTATACTATTTAAAAATGAAGGACAGCACCGATGATAAATTGAAAATGCACGCCATTGTTCAAAAGAACAGGGAAATCGAGATAAAACATGAGGTTGCCAAAAAAGACAAAAACATTAAAAACCTTCAAATGGTAAACCAAGGATTGCAAGATAGATTAGTAACACTCCTGCCCATTTTGGGCATCCTTACCATTTTGGCTATAATTATCTTTTTCCTCTACAAAAAATACTATAGAAAGACCACGGTACTGGAAACCGAAAAATCCGAAACCCTCCAAAAACTCGATGAGCTCAAAAACATAGTAATCAAGAACCACATCATTCTAAAAGATAAGACCAAAGTCTATATTTCGGACTTGATGTACATTAAATCGGACGATCACTATCTAAACGTGTATACCTCCGATGATAAAAACCACTTTGTAAGGGGGAAACTAAGCACTATTAGGGAAGAACTGCCTCCCAACTTTATACAATGCCATCGTTCCTATATCGTGAATTCAAACTTTATCAAACGCATCAACAACGACACCATTACACTGGTCGATAAAACCCAAGTTCCCCTTTCGAGATCTTTTAAAAACAAATTTTAGAACTATATCAATGTGCGTTGACCACAGCTACCTTAGTAGCATCACTAACCCAAAATACCCTCCATAGGGTATTTCATATCCCGTCTTGCACTCTTATATTTGTTTTAGCATGTATGTTTAGGCCTAAAAAGGAGTTGAAATGGCCTTGACTGAACGCTTTAACCAAACCATTATACGAACCAAAATTTGAAACTCTTACTTGGAGACCAAATCACTTGACGCCACCCGTCGCTTCTAAAAGCACCCCGCCCCTTCTGTATTAGAGCTATCCTACGAGACGATAAGCATCGTCGTCGCCTAAATTGCAATTGCCCTTTTTTTGACGATTTTCATTGATGA
Protein-coding regions in this window:
- a CDS encoding LytR/AlgR family response regulator transcription factor — its product is MSKLFTVIFFLFGFGLMSQQTTDARLEVVGLLKQYKLEDSGKAVDDMEMSFAKMLFEKELDYLKSGKLVYTSELLAGNVSLDLRDSILFRISLAKYHGRKTQPNHTEYFENYLSAYEISTRVGDTILINEALLGLNHYFQRNHIDTLLYRKYVNLLFKYKKDKIDDFWQKYYLLNYKMNTSSFSKEEFKEMEQGFLTLEKNAPEHDYFLGKIQHLIGIFYSYPSDYKRSREYFEKAASTYNSDYYYSNSRKIRTEVSLAITDFKDKAYSLTIEKLENALNNKFVKQDEKLKFIIYDWLAQSYEQFPSQGNRALYYLKMKDSTDDKLKMHAIVQKNREIEIKHEVAKKDKNIKNLQMVNQGLQDRLVTLLPILGILTILAIIIFFLYKKYYRKTTVLETEKSETLQKLDELKNIVIKNHIILKDKTKVYISDLMYIKSDDHYLNVYTSDDKNHFVRGKLSTIREELPPNFIQCHRSYIVNSNFIKRINNDTITLVDKTQVPLSRSFKNKF
- a CDS encoding YfaP family protein, which encodes MKTFKIIALLVSILSFAASCNIPDDGPVVQPPIEEGGNPTNPLPPEETPVNPADLLIDGIAFMNTNDPRIPYIAYHTNGAKTAMIDDDGDGFQELMVHSEDDFETVINVDKETGLPIKMCSSDGTLALYSFKEENTKLDLAIMRPGEPIVYARDLNSSPLANAARTSQNTSSSNCNLGPIGVTLRGVGYSWALGGLCEIRDGNGGVRQLDNISRRACQNTFRAIHGGLQIPVNEEKACKQLENQPAMLGLIPGYANCASENNASDCIAQGLLEIEDLIDNAESVFETIGEDTVALAYGALISGYGEVKVTLTWDTTSDIDLWVTEPDGNLIFFNEPQSASGGFLDFDDVDGFGPENIFWTENPPLGEYLVQVHYYGDNGEGATNYTVQLEVQGVVQQFQGTLEVEDQINTVAGFSTSSTSGRTMRIDQRYEVVMQTEELPLKRE
- a CDS encoding DUF5723 family protein; this encodes MITNFKLKHRIFNFGLAVAVICFCSQTYAQSYLGNSMDNYAGVHAVVYNPANVFDSPFRTDINLISASGYFGSDYLGLSLSDMLSADGEFNFDEDAERSPSNSNHFFTNIDVLGPSFMFNVGEKQSFAVTTRLRGLFNADNVNGNLYEKVSEGFEIGENFDFDSQDLNVTAHVFSEIGLTYGREVVKTQDQFLKAGITLKYLMGAGGIFMNSPELSGTFNGLTNNLTTQGAISYGSTPGFESDSPEFSDLQSGFGADIGVVYEYRKRIVDGTVLGKRAQQYKFKAALAITDIGSINYQNSQQTVYDANGDVNALEFETKDLEQVLEDNYTGTRTIGNQKLQLPTALQLMADYYIGNRWYVGLHQGLSLRKSGSADANGIINTTTVSPRWESKYFSVYSPLGLRQYSGFAWGLGFRLGPLTVGSGSILTNLISDNSKNTDIYVGLKIPLYKKIDY
- a CDS encoding response regulator transcription factor, with product MKGSKTNLQLSKTQIFMHQQCCAFRFKRLVEKVYPKYHNSYQLLTKRELEILKYMALGTESQIIAEKLSISKHTVQTHRKNIHRKTELKTPRDLVLFTLIFDIQL
- a CDS encoding S8 family peptidase, whose product is MTRIILKLKPDIPTNNFIDQENRDLLNKMGLRKIEPAYSIIGNHAELHQARLGIGPGFLNTGSVLILEFDNRLHKEKILENLEKLYSKKIEYVEEDQEIVFFNEPVVLNGEKENLDTMDYPLGTINFSKDYQSENEVIVAVIDSGVNYDHKALRKSLWSASSKGKCFGINMTISHNADWTNVKDNIGHGSMVAGIIGARDNPVVMGIAPSAKLLSIKVFPKHSATYFVRDVCSAMMNAYWTGAKVINNSWRLLKSDGGNRKFLTETLQILENNNCISVFAAGNEDRDCSEIFPQSLPAVLNVGSINKDLKRQDGTNWGDGITIWAPGAKINSTYKGGVNSYEESSGTSFAAPFVTGVVALLKAKNPNLSLFEVKEILRASGKPITIAKNNMNSYLLDFSKTLNLKPFTNLNSKTMNSPFPKPPENKADINATIFTFLHLERSDIFQLLHNDVRDDNFCNFQIFGCFQGNKVVIENKEKFLVEKVALKLVNMDPNSDVLYTIGGATMKTNTKNEVDFAITTIQTGKPVKGVDFTLEQLFLLERFQKIDYHVGEGLDSGGYPCNQSAFF